The nucleotide sequence caCAAAACAAAATTGAGAGCAGTGGttctggtctgaagttattgaaatcagtgttgagtccggaaggttgtaaagtgcctaaacgaaagaccttctcttttgttctttcctccccttcctcccacccccctaacccttttcctggctctgtacttgcttaaaaactgttaaccctttaacatcttccagttctgacgaaaggtcttcgacctgaaatgtttctttctccacagatgccgcctgacttactgagcttttccagcattttctgtttttatttcatgtttacgatcacttctttacccagagagtggttagaatgtgtaaCTTGCTACCATTTGGAGCAgtcgaggcgaatagcatagatgcattaagggGGAGTacttgatggagaaaggaatagaagggtatgctgatagggagttagatgaagtagggtgggaggaggctcatgtggagcataaatatcgacatagaccagttgggccgaatggtcagtttctgtgttgtaaattctatgtaatcatgaAACTCACATCCAAACCATAAGGTGCTTGGTGCCAATGAGCCATCTCATCCATGGTGCTCAAAGAGTTAAAAGTTGGGAAAAGGGGGAGTTAAACTATTTTTTAGCTCCAAGCACTGATATTTACAAGTGTGCCAGGTGAAAGGGATTAGTGAATTCAGTGAATTTGGGCCTTTCTTCATACCTTCAACAGCATTCAGCTTTCAAGTCCTCTGACTGCTGAAGCCATCTCAGTTTAAGAATGGTGGTTTGAGGTGAGGCTGTCCCCATTACCTCTGTAAAATGTCAAGGACATAGCTGCAACGAAGCCGCTGTGATTTCACATTGACAAACATTAATAGAATCTGATTTCTCAACACCTTACAATCTATGGGGGCAGCTGAAACATTTTAAATATTCCTTAACTCCCTGTGAACTTAATTTTTCTCTGAATTTGAACTTGACATCTATTTGATGTAAAATGTTGCCAAATTTAATTGCCATTGATGAGGTATTTTCTTTGTAACCTGTCCAGTTGTTAAACCCATGTAGGGGTGGAAAGCCAGGGTCATTGTAGCATTGAGCTCAATCTCACAAAACACGGAGGGAGCAGAACAGAGAAAGAAGAGTTAAAATAAGAACAGTGAGACTGAAGGCACAAAAAACAGATAATACAACCTTTACCCTAGATCTTCTTTTATTAGAATGTTGCCAAATACGTAGGAGATTCAGTTCATCCAAACTGTCCACATCACTAAGCAGCTGGCTCGTATAGAGGGAATTAATTAAACAACAATTAACAGCAAGATGGCTTTTTGTTATCTATAAGCAGAAATAGATTTGCATCAGGTTAAACCTTTCAAGTTATTTTTGCAATTCTTTCTTGTTTTGTCTTTCATTCTAATTTTCTGCCCCTTTCCCTGAAGATGCTAGGGGCTGCAGTTTTATGAACCTGGCTGCTCTCTCATACTTCACCCAAATGactccagacagtgagtgtcagcagcttatttcccctccaagtcacacaccatcccgacttgtaaatatattgccattccttcatcattgctgggtcaaaatcctggaactccctacctaacagccctgtgggagaaccttcaccacacggactgcaacagttcaagaaggcggctcatcaccacctctcaagggcagttagggatgggcaataaatgttggccttgccagcgacacccacatcccatgaacgaataaaaaaaaaatttgatctGGTGGAGCATCACAACGAAagtcgatcctgtcctcactcagcattcacacacacatacacactttccagcaggagtcactagctagtggattcaatagttaggggaacagacagggatTTCTATGGCCGGAgtcatgattccaggatggtatgttgcctacctggtgccagggtcaaggatgtcactgagcgactgcagaacattctagagggggaaggtgaacagccagaggtcgtggtccatatcggtaccaacgacataggtagaaagaggaatgaggtcctgcaggcagattgtaaggagttaggaaagagattaacaagcaggacctcaaaggtaataatcttcgGATCACTCCTGGTACcaggcgctagtgagtatagagataggaggataaagcagatgagtgtgtggctggagagatggtgcaggagggagggctttagataccTGGGACATTGGGGCCAGTTCTGGAGGAGGTGGGACCAATAGAGGCTGGAccagttgcacctcaacagagctgggaacaACGTCCTTGtgaggaggttcgctagtgctgtgaggGGTGATGGTTtatactaatttggcagggggggtgggcaccaggatgtagcattggaaaggagaaaaaagctgcacaaaggattgggagagaaagatagcactggaATAAGAAATAGAACggaattaggtgggatcagactaagagagagtacaagaaagtctaagattggtttacagtgcacgtgtgtaaatgcacgaagtgtggtaaacaaggttgttgagctgcaggtgcaaatagccacatggaaataTGATATCATAGCGATAACGAAGACCTGACTCAAGAAatagcaggattgggtactagatattcctggatacaaggtgttcaggaaagttgggaaggaaagaaaggagggggtgtggcaatattgattaaggagaatgttgcagtgctggagagaaaggatgtcctggaggggtcaagaatctatttggttagagttaagaaacaatagagttgccattacactactaggggtagtctataggccaccaactagtggaaaggatatagaggagcaaatttgcaggaaaatcacagagaggtgcaaaagccatagagtagtgataacaggggacttcaactatcctaatatagactgggatagtaataatataagcgGCAAAGAGGGGGacaaatttttgaagtgtgttcaggagaactttcttgaccagcccaacgagggaggaggcattgctggatttgtttctggggaatgaggcgggccaaatggagcaagtgtcagtgggggaacatttagggaacagtgatcatagtatcataaggtttagaatagctatggaaaaggacatggaccactctaaagtaaaaatactcaattggaggaaggtggatttcagtgggatgagaacagatctggcccaggtaaattggaatcaaaggttggcaggcaaaactgtaattgaacaatgggcagcctttaaggaggagatggttcaggtacagtctaggtacatttccaTGTGGGAGAAAGGTAGAACAACtatagctagagctccctggatgacaaaagagatagagagtaagatgtagcagaaaaaaggggtgtatgacagatatcaggttgataacacgagtgagaaccaggctgaatatagaaagttcagaggggaagtgaaaaaggaaataagaggggcaaagagagagtaagagaatagactggtggctaatataaaagggaatctaaaagtcttcaataggcatgtaaacagtaaacgggtagtaagaggatgggtgggaccgattagggaccaaaaaggagatctactcatggaggcagagggcatggccgaggtactaaatgagtactttgcagctGTCTTTACctaggaagaagatgctaccagagtctcagtaaaggaagatgtaattgagatactggatgggctaaaaattgatatagaagaggtactagaaaagctagctgtgcttaaagtagataagtcacctggtctggatgggatgcatcctaagttgctgatggaagtaagggtggagattgcggaggtactggccataatctttcaaacatctttagatatgggggtggtaccagaggactggagaattacagatgttacacccttgttcaaaaaagggtgtaaggataaacccagcaactataggccagtcagtttaaccttggtggtggggaaacttttagaaacgataatccgggacagaattagcaatcacttagacaagtgtggattgattagggaaagccagcacagatttgttaaaggcaaatcatgtttaattaacttgatagagttttttgatgaggtaccaAAGAGAGTCGATGAGGacattgcagttgatgtggtgtatatggactttcaaaaggcgtttgataaagtgccgcataaaagGCTTGTCATcaggattgaagcccatggaataaaaggggcagtagcagcatgaatacagaattggctaagtaacaggaaacagagagtagtggcgaacggttgtttttcggactggagggaggtgtacagaggtgttccccagggatcaatactaggaccactgcttttcttgatatatattaatgacttggacttcggtgtacagggcacaatttccaaatttgcagatgacacaaaacttggaagggtagtaaacagtgaggaggacagtgatagacttcaagaggatatagacaggctggtggcatgggcagacacgtggcagatgaaatttaacgcagaaaaacgcgaagttatacatttcggtaggaagaatgaggagaggcaatataaattatagggcacaattctaaaaggggtacaggaacagagagatatgggggCATACATagacaaatcgttgaaggcggcagggcaggttgagaaagcggttaaaaaagcatacgggatcctaggctttataaatagaggcatagagtacaaaagcaagaaagtcatgatgagcctttataaaacactggttcggccacaactggagtattgtgtccagttctggacactgcactttaggaaagatgtgaaggccttagagtgggtgcagaagagatttactagaatgataccagggatgagggattttagttacgtggatagactggagaagctgggattgttctgcttggaacagagaaggttgcgaggagatttgatagaggtagtcaaaatcatgaagggtctagacagagtagatagagagaaactgttcccattggcagaagggtcaagaaccagaggacataaatttaaggtgattggcaaaagaaccaaagttgacatgaggaaaaacatttttacacagggagtggttgtgatttggaatgtactgcctcaggaggtggtggaggcaaattcaatcgtggctttcacaagggaattggatgagtaattgaagggaaaaaatttgcagggctacggggatagggcgggggagtgggactagctagactgctcttgcatagagccggcacgcactcgatgggccgaatagcctccttccgcgttgtaacctttctatgattctatggtagtgaccaggagcaggaactctcgcTTCCTCCATAGCTTTCTAATATTGTTGTGCTTAACCTCAGCTAATTCACCATAAACTGAGAATTAAAAGTGTAGCCTGTATGATTCCGTTCCACCCTCGCTGGTGCATTTAACAATTGAACCTGCTGCAATTGGGTGCTGCagtgccctaccagaaacagtgctgGAAGCAGAATTCATAATAGCTTTAAAAAAGAATAGGATAATTATatgaaaaagaaaattttaaagggtatgggaaaagggcaggggaatggattATAGTGaattgctctttcagagagctagcaCAGACACGATAAGCTaaaaggcctctttctgtgctgcaaaattctaaTATTCTGTTACAGCTGAGAAAATGTTCTCATCTATCTAATCTTTCTCAGCAAAATTTGATTGTAAGATTCCCCTATGTTTTAGTATTGTGTGGTATTGAGCCACTAAAACAAGGAAAGTTCCTGGTTTGATCCCCATTTTAGCTGCGGCGATGGTAGTAATCCCGCAGTTGGCCTCAgcagttggcctcagcatccaCAAGCTTCAGAGGGGATTAATctgccaggattcccactccaaATCACCATTTGTCGGCCACTGCTGAAAAATACACGTGCACAAAAGCACATtgaagacaggatcaggtttggcttTAATGCCCTTGCTCCCCTTCTCCAGGTGAATAATTCGACGACCCTCACTACCTAAGCTTAAACATGAAGaaaggtcacttgggtgaggtactgaggtTGACCTCTGCCCATGGACCTGTAACAGAGAATGAGCCAGtactttcaggaaaggaggggagcaaAGAGAACACAGTTGATGCCTATTGCAATCACAAGTTCTTACACAAATTATAGATATTAAAACTCTCAGAGGTTTTCTAGGACTAATTCTTTGTTGTTCCTCCAGCGGGTCGATTTCCACGGCTAAGTCTACGTTTCCAGTTGCGGAGGAACAGAGGTGTTTACATCATTCAGTCGTACATGCCTTCCATCTTATTGGTGGCAATGTCCTGGGTATCATTCTGGATCAGCCAGTCGGCAGTGCCTGCACGGGTTTCCTTAGGTGATATACTCATCAGTTCACCCTTGACTTCCAAAGCCAGTTGACGTTCACCTTTATTACTATTTTGTTATATTCATTCCTTTGTTGCTTTAATCATGTTTGTTataagtatatatattttttaagtcctttaaaaatattacagtaaaatagtacagtactgagggtgtaCAGCACTGTTCGAGGTGCTttctttaggatgagatgttaaaccgaggctgtaTCTGCCCTCTCAAGATGACATAAAAAGTTCATTGCCCCTCTGTGAAGATGAGCAGCTAGTTCTCCTGGTATTCTggtcaacatttgtccctcaaccaaaaaaAACTCATAATTTATCTCATTtttagggaccttgctgtgcgcaaattggctgccacgtttccctacaacagttactacacttcaaaagtatttgattggctgcaaagtgcttaattgggctatcctgaggtcatgaaaagcaccatataaatgtgTTGTTTCTTCCTCTTTGGCCTGTGCTCCCTGTGAGCGCTGCTTGTTGCCGGGAGTACCCAGTTGCAAATTCAGCCCTGCAGTTTCAAAACTCACAATTTGTTCTAAAATACTTCACAAAACAAAATAACTTGAAAAAGTAACTTCCAATTATGTTTAATAACAGAGATAGTAATGCAAAGTTTGTTCTATTTGTTTATTTTTAGAGCATGTATGGATAACTAGAGCCACAAGCTGCTGTCAGGCTGAActcaattaataaattaataaataaagaaagaaagaaagaactttcatttatacctGGGTACAACTGCATGGGGAACTTCTAAAGGAAACAAATATAACATCGCTTGCATTATTTTGGTTCTGAAAGAGAATTGGAAGCTGAATTTTTGAAGTTGCAGTTGCTTTATGATTTAAATTAAGAGAATTAAGATATGAGATTAGAAGGAATTTATTTTCGCTCAGAGTAGTCAATATGTGAAGTATGCTtcaacttaaagtagttaatgcTGTGTCGATTAATACTTTTTTAAACAAAGCTGGAATGACTATCTGATTAGGAATGGGATTGAGTGTTAAGGATAACTACAGATAGGGATGATTGACAACATGATGGTTCCTGAGCTGCTTGGTCCATAGAAATATCATGCCAAGAAAGGCAACCAGCCTAGgacatttttatataaaatatgattttttttttacatattaaTATACATAAGAATATGTTCTAGCACTCCTGGCACAAAGTTCTGCATGGTGGAAGTGCATATTAGGAATCTGACACATAGATCAGTGTGCCTAATTTGTGGCCCACatgattttctgtctattaaaatgaatgggcagaAGATTGTCTGGGCTACAAATCATACACACTGACTTTGAAGCCTGACGTCCCTAGGCAaagctctgggccaggagtgcTAAATCACAAAACGTACTTTTGAATAGAGGTTGTAAGATGGGTATTCTGGGGTTTTGCTTCGTTTACCTTTTGGGCAGGTTTGCAGGAATTTCCTCCCCTGGATTTGAAATGGTTGGGGCTAGAGCTCCTGATAGAAAAGATTGCACATAAGGGGTGATTTCATAATCTGGCACTCGCAATGAACACACCTCGGGAAACTGTGGGCTGCacagatggaaaatcatggactgCACACAAGCGATTTCCTGAGCTGTGCTCCCTGCGAGTGCCGCCCCTTACTGGGAGCACTGGATCATGGACTCAACTCTCTAGTCTTTGAAAGAAACTGGTTCAAATGGAAGAAGAGCCTTTTCTTGGTTTTTGCCTGTAAAATATTCTTATGTAATTGTGCATATTGCAGCGTTAAACTGAttaaattttaaagtttaatAGACATCAATTCTGTAGCAAGAAACACAGACTAACAACTCATCCTGTCACTTTAAATGCCAGATTTATTTTAAACTATTCATTTCAGGTATCACAACAGTGCTGACCATGACAACGCTGATGATCAGTGCAAGGTCATCTTTACCCAGGGCATCGGCTATTAAAGCATTGGACGTCTACTTCTGGATCTGCTATGTCTTTGTCTTTGCTGCTCTGGTTGAGTACGCTTTTGCCCATTTCAATGCAGACTACATGAGAAAGCAGCGTGCAAAAATTAAGGCAGATAAACTATGTGCGGAGGTGAGTAGGAGTGCAACACAGCATTGAATTAGTTCAAAAAGTAAATATGCATTTTAGGCTGAGATCATGATGTGCAAACATGAGTGTGAAACAATTTTAATTGGGTTTGAGTCTGAAATCAAACCCTGATTGAAATAAAAATGAtttgtcccctcctctcctgaaggtgctgactcacgctccccccccacacccccaacacTGATGCCTTGCTCAATTGGCTGCTCTTCATGTGAGAGTCTACACCGTGGGAGGCATCACAACCAGGCTTGAtcatgtcctcacccaatgttatCAAACACTGAGTATTTATTGGGAGGATACTGGATAATgttcaggagtggaaacctttgCTGACTTTTCCCCTATTTATCCCAGAGATGCTGAAGGGAACTGTAGCACTCCTGTTGCCACacaagctgagatcagctaacagcacagaccagggaacaaACCTGAAATCTTCCTAGTTAGTATGACTCAGTTCGCACTAGGCAATGAACTACAACCTGAGCCATTGGGGAAGCTCTAGCATTTGTCGTTGATTATTGAGGTTACCAATATATTTGATAAAGTAATTCATTTGGTGCATTGCACGAATTTCAACCTGTATGTGCTTGCGGTATTTGTGCCTCTCTACATTTTCATTACTGTAGGCGATTAAGAGAAACGGAAAGCACGCAATGGTTCTGTTCTCCTTATCAGCAGCTGGGATGAACCAGGAATTGCTCATGTCCAACAGACTGCACCGGGCCCATAGGAATCTCCATGCAGATGAAGTTGAAAAGGGAAAGACAAGAGCAAATAAGCACGTCCCAAAACCTAACAAAAAGCTTACACTGAAGTCCGTATTCAAACCTATTGATTCTGACACTATTGATATTTATGCAAGGGCTGTCTTTCCAGCTGCTTTTGCCGCAGTCAATGTCATCTACTGGGTCGCTTATACCATGTAAATTGGATGCACCAGTGCAGTCTAGAAACTGGTCCCATCACAGTATTGGATAGGAATGCCCCACATGAACACAGAACATATGCATGATGCCAAACCTCCAGAGTCTTTGACCTGGATGCTTTGTCATGCCAAGGAAACATCTGACAAATGTGAATAAATACTAAATAATGAAGTGTGATTATTGACTGATGTGACTGAATACTTGTGATGAGTTATCCGTGCTCCATTATCCTTTGTATATTGGTCTTTGCCCTCAAGAAGCTTGATGTCTTAAAATGAATTAAATCAGCAAATAATCTGATGTGTTGGTACAAACATTCTGTACCTTGGAAATAATAAACCTTATTTAACTTAACAGTGTTGGACAGTTTATATATTTGCTCTACAACCTGTCAATCATCAAGAAAGTCATGAGATTTCCCTCCATTTTTCGACATTCGTGTGAGTTTTTGTATGGTCTCTAACCTAATGTAATCACATATATGTAATCTATTGTATGTGGGACAAAACTTTGACAAAATATGGCTAAGGCAAAATATATATGTCAAAATTTATTttagttctttttttctctttcctgcCTGTAAATTGAGGTTTGAGAGAAGTAGGGCAGGAAATTTTCTACTTCACATTTTTGAGATACTCCCAGGTTCGATATGGCACCTACCACAGCCCTTGCTTTATACTCTCTTTATAGTCTAGAAGTTACTATAATCAGTAATCACTGGCAGTAATTAGGGGAGAAGGGGCAGCAAGATCAGGAGTACAACTGAGCACATGTTTGTCGATGGCTGAGCTCCACATTGCTGGCAGCAAGAGGTGGATTCTGTGTGCTAAAGTGCACAATGTGGGCATTACAGCAATTGCGGAGAGTAATTCTGTTATAATGAGTTAAGGGGGAGCAAACATTTTTGCTGGGTTTGCACATCGTATGCATGATACATTCTGCCCATATCTTTGGGTGTTGGAAGCTGAGGCATCATCTTAGCAGGATGGGGGGAGTCCTGAATAAGTCATAATTCATGGCAGCACTGGAGTCCGAGGTAATCATCTGATTTTGACAGTGGGGAGTCCTCAGTAAGATTTTGAGCGAAGGTTATTCTGAATACATAGCACAATGAACATTACATTCGGCACTCCCTTGCCACTGGAGTAGGCTGAGGAAGATAAACAGGATCAGGAAGAGGAATGGGCTGTCTAAGATGTCAGATGGCATGAAAGGCATACTGTGCAGACATTGGGCATATAATCCCACAGTCCTAGGATTGAGTGAAGTATTGCTTTAGGAGGCTATGAATTAACAGCAAGACAGTGACTgagctgcagcatttcctacacaAAGTCCTGAAATCAACACGTACAATCCAATGGCACTCCCAGAGGTAATCAGGATCACTATAATCCTCAACTTTTATGTTTCTGGCTTCTTCCAGGCTAGCACTGGGAACATCTGTAATGACTCCGGCATGTTTTCCCAGTCTAGACTTTTCATTGGCTGGAAAACCTGCCTTCAAAACTGTTTTTTAGCCAATGAAAGAACTTTTCTTTTGGAAACAAAATGGCTGTGCCCACCTCCAAAATGAACAAGTAGGGGGGCAAGAAGAGAAAGATGAATAAAATAAATAAGCTGGCTAAAATAAATAGCAGGAAAAAAAGAGGTAGAATGGGTAGAAAAGAATAAAATGAAAGGAAAATAGAAGCAAAGATGATCAACAAGTAcagataaaatatattttatagaAAATTTGCGGTTTAGATGCTTATTTGAGTAGTTTGGAGTTAACATTACAATAGTAAAGCTGCTCCTGATGGTTGATGTTTTATTACTGCAATATTATGTCAATGTCATAGTGCATGagccaaaacaaacaaaactagtcTGCCCAGGGGGACAGGAGTTTCCTTCAACCACATCCCAGTATAAGGATTGATTCCTAATTCTGATTGAGACCAGACAGCACAGAAGTACAGTGTTCTATTCTTCACTGTTTTATTGAATAATAATCTGAATCAGAATATGTAACAGAGAGAAGTCTGTATGCTTCAAGGTGCGATATCAGTTTAAGACTGAGAGCATTTAACATATAAACAAGAATACATACATATACAAAAAACAGCCTGGTGAATATGTGCTGGTACCTGGTGCCAGCTCTGTGCTCCATACTTAAGGTGTATGAAATACTGGCAGTTAGGCAGGACAGCACTGTTCAGTGAATAAACACACTATTAGGTCCATCTTCCTGTTATGATAGAATCTGCAGGTTGAGACAGATATTTGCAGTAATCAACCTATACGAAAATAAACAAATCAGCAAAAATTAGTGTCCAAAAGTGGCAAAGCTCGATCATCAGGGAAGACTTTGGCCCCAAACAGCCATAGGCAGCAATCCAGGCGGTTTTACCAGCAACATGCCCACTGATGCTCCCCAGAGCTGACCTGCCTGAGTTTGTGGGGTCAGTAGGAGGACATCTCATTTGCATGTGGCTGGTGGGCACCCTGCATCATTATGGAGGCATCTCTGGCACTTGCTTACCCTGGCGCTGGCGCCTGTCTGCCCagacctcccacccccctccccgccaaTATCTCATCCACCTTCCCTTCGACCCCCCACCCTGTGTAAGGAAGTTGGCATTTATTTTTTACCTTTCTCGGCCATTCCCCTCGCCTGGATCCCCCAGTGGGCAGCACTTGCACCCATCTGGAGGCTGGTGTCTATTGGCGTACTGGTCTCTAGTAATTTTGAGCCAGGAAAGCAGGGACTGGCAGCCTGGAAGTTTACCATCTCTGGTTCCACCCCATTGGCATCAAGGGGTGAGCAGAGATTGCACCCCTTACAAGACTGACCACAACTCTCAGTCAGCAAGGAGCCAGCATAACCGGTTGTCCAGCAGAACACTCAAATAAATTCGGGGCCTATTTATGGATTTTGTTAATTTATAAAAATAACATATTTTACTTGAGAAGAATGTATTGCTGAAGTATCAATGTCTTAGTTAAAAACTGTCACCAACAAAATTAATTAATCTTGCATTACTCAATGGAGTGTTCTCAAATATTTATGAAAAGTTTGTAATGTTA is from Heptranchias perlo isolate sHepPer1 chromosome 32, sHepPer1.hap1, whole genome shotgun sequence and encodes:
- the gabrd gene encoding gamma-aminobutyric acid receptor subunit delta isoform X2, which codes for MNDLGEYITTDIEISWLPNLDDLMKGYARNFRPGIGGPPLNVALALEVASIDHISEANMEYTMTVFLRQIWKDERLSYNHTNKTLGLDSRFVDKLWLPDTYIVNAKSAWFHDVTVENKLIRLQPDGVILYSIRVTSTVACDMDLTKYPMDEQECMLDLESYGYSAEDIVYHWSDNQDQIHGLDQIQLAQFTITNYYFVTEMMNFKSAGRFPRLSLRFQLRRNRGVYIIQSYMPSILLVAMSWVSFWISQSAVPARVSLGITTVLTMTTLMISARSSLPRASAIKALDVYFWICYVFVFAALVEYAFAHFNADYMRKQRAKIKADKLCAEAIKRNGKHAMVLFSLSAAGMNQELLMSNRLHRAHRNLHADEVEKGKTRANKHVPKPNKKLTLKSVFKPIDSDTIDIYARAVFPAAFAAVNVIYWVAYTM
- the gabrd gene encoding gamma-aminobutyric acid receptor subunit delta isoform X3, with the protein product MEFITLIFTSLILLCAQHNKFTRAMNDLGEYITTDIEISWLPNLDDLMKGYARNFRPGIGGPPLNVALALEVASIDHISEANMEYTMTVFLRQIWKDERLSYNHTNKTLGLDSRFVDKLWLPDTYIVNAKSAWFHDVTVENKLIRLQPDGVILYSIRVTSTVACDMDLTKYPMDEQECMLDLESSGRFPRLSLRFQLRRNRGVYIIQSYMPSILLVAMSWVSFWISQSAVPARVSLGITTVLTMTTLMISARSSLPRASAIKALDVYFWICYVFVFAALVEYAFAHFNADYMRKQRAKIKADKLCAEAIKRNGKHAMVLFSLSAAGMNQELLMSNRLHRAHRNLHADEVEKGKTRANKHVPKPNKKLTLKSVFKPIDSDTIDIYARAVFPAAFAAVNVIYWVAYTM